The Priestia megaterium NBRC 15308 = ATCC 14581 region TGCGGTAGGTGGAGCTATCTCCACCATTACTCTTATCTGGGAATTAAAAAAGAAAGATACTGCTTAAAAGTGGAAGGAGTGATGATGTGAAAAGACGATGGATTTCCTGGTGGATAGCTAATATAATTTGGATCATACTTTTCGTCGTAGGCACAGCTGTTGTCTGGACAAGAGAAGTGGATGGAGCGGGTGTTACCCAAACACCAGAGCTAAAATTGTTCGCATTTATAGTGTTGCTAATTGTATTTATTTTCCCT contains the following coding sequences:
- a CDS encoding DUF3923 family protein: MKRRWISWWIANIIWIILFVVGTAVVWTREVDGAGVTQTPELKLFAFIVLLIVFIFPLIIQVIWLIINFKTSKHVL